From the genome of Corallococcus macrosporus DSM 14697:
GAACCTCTCGCTGTGCAACGCGGAGGGGACGTCCGTCTTCACCTGTTACGGGCCCTCCTTCATGGACGTCTCGTACCGCCCGCTCGAGGAGGGGCGCTTCTTCTACAATAACGGTCACATGCAGAGGCTGGCCCTGGTCGACATGCCCCTGCGCCGGGGCACGGGCCTCGCGAGCGTCACGGACTGGCTCAACCCGTTGCTGGGAACCACCTTCCCGGAGGCAGACAGCGATGTCGCCGTGGCGGCCGGCTTCACGGGCAGCGCGGCGCAGTACCGCGTCTTCCTGATGAAGCTGATCAACAACGAGTATGCGCTGTCCGCCAAGCTGACGGTGGACGCCGTCCCCGCCTGGAGCGGAGGCCCGGACGTGTCCTACACACCGTGGAGCGCGGGCGAGGCGTACTACGGGCTCGGGCACTGGATTGAAGGGGAGGGGAGCGGCGGCGCGTGGACCCTGACAGGGCACTCGTCCCCGGGTGCGTTCGGCTTCTACCCGTGGGTGAACGCGACCAGGACCCAGTACATGCTCCTGGCGCGCGTGCGGCTCCTCGGCCGGGACGACGGAGAGAAGTCACGGGCCTGCGCCCAGGCCGTCCGTGAGGCCTACGCGACCGGCGTGGCGCAGCTTTAGAGCGCTCCCATGGCATACCGCCAGGGTTCGTTCATGTTGACCGGGCCCGAGAGCCGGGTGCCCCCGGAGCGATGTCACGCACGAGCACCGTGCCCGCGCAGGTGCCGAGGCAATAGACACGGGCCTCTGCCTGGACGGCCTGTCGCCAGCAGTCCGGCCGCTGGTGGCGCGCCACGAAGCACGCGGTGCCCTGGCAGGCCCGGTCGCCGAGGGGCCCATGGCCCAGATGGTAGAAGGACTCCAGCTCTGGCGTATTGCCCCCTGGCGTCATGCGTGCCGTTCCCTCGCGACTCGAGCCGGAGGCCGCGAGCCTCCCATGGAGCTGAGGATAGGGACGGGACGCGCGCGCCAGAGGAGACGGGGAGGCGGCGCCTCGGCTCGCCCGTACTCCTCTTCGCTGACCGTGGCCCCCACACTCAGGGGAAAGGGTGGTGCCCATGTACTTCCAGGCCATCAAGACGCCGGGGCTCGCCCACGTCGCCTACGTCCTCGGCAGCGAGGGGGAGGCGCTCGTGGTGGACCCGGGGCGTGATGTCGGCGTGTACCTCGACGTGCTCCAGCGCCAGCGGCTGCGCCTGCGCTACGTCCTGCAGACGCACCGCCAGGAGGACTTCGTCCAGGGCACGGCGGAGCTGGCCCGCCTCTCTGGCGCCCAGGTGGTGGCGGGCAGGCACCCCATCAACGCCCATGCCGGCATGCAGGTGGGCGAGCGCGAGCGGCTGCACCTCGGCGGGCTGACGCTGGTGGCCTTCCACACGCCGGGCCACACGCCGGAGAGCACGAGCTGGGCCGTCTACCTCGAGCCCCACCACACCCGGGCCTGGGGCGTGTTCACCGGCGACGCGCTCTTCGCCGGGGAGACGGGGCGCACGGACCTGCAGGACCCGGAGCGGACGTACGAGAACGCCGGGCTCCTCTACGACGCCCTCCACCAGAAGGTGCTGCCGCTGGGGGACCAGGCGCTCGTCCTCCCCGCGCATGGGCCGGGCTCGGTGTGCGGCGGTGACATCGCGGACCGCGAGCCGACCACGCTGGGCCTCGAGCGCCAGAGCAACCCCGTCTTCCTCCTCTCCCGGAGCGACTTCATCCAGCGCAAGGTGCGCGAGCGGCTCCCCCGGCCGGGGTACTTCACTCGCATGGAGGAGGTGAACCTGCACGGCGGCCACCCGCTCCTGGCCGAGTCACGCGCCATCACCTTCCTGGGGCCGGGCGGCTTCCAGCGGGCCATCCAGAGCGGGCAACTCCTGGACGCCCGTGAGCCCGAGGCCTTCGCGGGGGGACATGTCCCCGGCGCGCTGAACGTCTGGATGAACGGGCTGTCCGTGTTCGGCGCCCAGGTGGCGCGGCCCCCCACGCCGCTCTTCCTCATCCTGCCCGAGCACGCGGACCCCTGGGCGGCGGTGCTGGCGCTGGCCCGCGTCGGCCTCGACGAGGTGCATGGCGTGCTCGCCGGAGGCTTCGGCGCGTGGCGCGACGCGGGGCTGCCCGTCGAGCACAGCGGCACCCTGACCCCCGAGGCGCTCTTCGCCCGGGCCGGACACTTCCAGACGCTGGACGTGCGCGGACGCGCCGAGTTCGAGCAGGGCCACATCCCTCAGACGCGCCACGTGTACGTGGGCGACCTGGAGGCGCGGCTGCCCCAGCTCGGGCTGCGCGAGGACCTGCCGCTGGCGGTGACGTGCAGCGTGGGCCACCGCGCCGGGCTCGCGGTGAGCATCCTCCTGCGCCATGGCTTCCAGCAGGTCTCGAACGTGCTGGGAGGCACGAAGGCGTGGACGCGGCTGGAGCTGCCCGTCCGGCGGGGCCCGCCGCGCCCGGATGAGGCCGTGGCGACGCAGCCTCAGGAGCCTTCGCCGCCGCCTTGAAGCGGGCCTCGGCGCGCGGGCTCAGTCCTGTCCTCGGAAGAAGGGGCCCTTGGCCCGCTCCGCCGCCACGACGTAGAGGACGGTGATGACGGCCACGGCCACGAGCAGGGTGACGGGGGGCCGCACGAAGCCGAGCGCGCCCGCGAAGGGGAGCCAGGGGACGAGGAAGGTGAACACGGTGACCGCCGCCGTGGAGACGAGCAGCAGGGTTCCGGGCCGGCTGCGGAGGAAGGGCCGGCGCGTGCGCACCACCAGCGCGATGAGCAGCTCCGTCAACAGGGACTCGATGAACCAGCCCGTCCGGAACAGCGCGGGGCCGGCCTGGAACAGGCCCAGGAGCACCCCGAAGGTCAGCAGGTCGAAGCAGGAGCTCAGCAGGCCGAAGGCGACCATGAAGCGCCCGATGAGGCGCATGTCCCAGCGCCGGGGCCGGTCCACCAGCTCGGGGTCCACGCTGTCGCCCGCCAGCCCCACGGCGGGGATGTCGGAGAGGAAGTTGTTGAGGAGGATCTGCCCCGGCAGCAGCGGCAGGAAGGGCAGGAACAGCGAGGCGGCCGCCATGCTCATCATGTTGCCCAGGTTCGCGCTCGTCGTGGTGAGGATGTACTTGAGCGTGTTCGCGAACGTCCTGCGTCCCTCCTCGATGCCGCGCCGGACGACGTCCAGGTGGCGCTGGAGCAGGACGAAGTCCGCGGCCTCCCCCACCACGACCGCGGCGTGGTCGACGCAGATGCTGGCATCCGCCGCGTGCATGGCGGGGGCGTCATTCACCCCGTCTCCCAGGAAGCCCACCACGTGCCCCTGCTTCTTCAGCGCCAGGATGATGCGCTCCTTCTGCGTCGGGTCCACCTCGACGAAGAGCTCCGTCAGCTCGGCCTGATGCCACAGCGCCTCGTCGGTCAGTTGGTGGAGCTGCGCCCCCGTCAGCACCCGCGCGGTGCCGAGCCCCACCTGCCGGGCTACGTGCTCCGCCACCCGGCGGTTGTCGCCGGTGATGAGCCTGGTGCCCACCCCCAGCCGGGACAGCTCCAGGAGGGCCTCCCGCGCTCCCTCCTTCGGCCGGTCGATGAAGGCGAGGAAGCCCCTGAAGGTCAGCGCGTGCTCGTCCTCCCGCGCGTAGCGCTCCCGGGCCTCGATGGCGCGGGTGGCCAGCGCCAGGATGCGCACGCCTTGCTCGCCCCACGCGTCCGCGCGTCGCTGGAGGTCCTCCTTCCACCTCGCGTCCAGGGGCGCCCCGTCCGCCACGTGGGTGCAGACCTGGACGACCTGCGTGAAGGCCCCCTTGGTGATGAGCTGGACCTCTCCCTTCCGGCGGACGATGACCGACAGGCGCTTGCGCACGAAGTCGTAGGGAATCTCGCCGAGCTTCCCTGCGGCGTCCGGCGGGGGGCGGCGCGCGCGGAGGATGGCCTCGTCGAGCGGGTTCGACAGGCCCGTCTGGAACGCGGCGTTGAGCGCGGCGAGCGCGAGCACGTCCTCCGAGGGCTGGCCCGCGGCGTCATGGGCGCCGTGGAGGCTGACCACGCCCTCCGTCAGGGTGCCCGTCTTGTCGGTGCACAGCACGTCCATGCCGCCGAGGTTCTCGATGGCGCTCAGCCTGCGCACCAGCACGCCCCGCGCGGCCATGGCCTGCGAGCCGGTGGACAGGTTCACGTTGAGGATGGCCGGCAGCAGCTCCGGGCTCAGCCCCACCGCGAGGGCGAGGGCGAAGAGGAGCGTCTCCACGGGCGGCCTGTCCAGCAGGACGTTCACGGTGACGACGGCCAGCACCATCACCACCATGGTGGTGAGCAGCACGTGCCCGAACTGACGGAGGCCCCGGTCGAACTCCGTCTCGGGCGCCCGCAGCGTCAGCCGCCTCGCGATGCCGCCGAAGGCCGTGTCCCGGCCCGTCGCCACGACGAGCGCCCTGGCCGTGCCGTTGCGGACATGGGTGCCGCGGAAGACACAGTTGTCGCGCCCGGCCAGCGCCGCTCCCGGGGCGGCCTCGCCGGGCCGCTTCTCCACCGGGAAGCTCTCTCCCGTCAGCATCGCCTGGCTGACGAAGAGGTCCGTGGCCTCCAGCACCCGCGCGTCCGCGGGCACCACGCTTCCCGCCGACAGCAGCACGACGTCCCCCGGCACGACGTCCGCCAGCGGCACGGAGACGGTTCGCCCGTCGCGGAGGACCTCCACCGTGGTCGCCACGCGCTCGCGCAGCCGGGCGATGGTGACCTGGGCCTTGTACTCGCGCGAGGAGCCCAGCAGCACGCTGCCGAGGACGATGGCCAGGATGATGCTCGCGTCGCTCCAGCTCCCCGTGAACGCGGAGATGACCGCCGCGAAGACGAGGAGGAGGACCAGGGGCGTGCGGAGCTGGAGCCAGACGACGCGGAGGTGGGACGGCGGCCGGCGCTCCTCCAGCGCGTTCGTGCCGTATTGCTCCAGCCGCCGCGCGGCCTCGTCCGTGGACAGCCCCTGGGGCGTCGTCCGCAGGGCCTCGCGGAGCGCCGGGGCGGGCAGGGCCCAGGGGTGTTCGATGGGTGGAGGGCGGGCCGCTGCGCGCTGCTCCCGCAGCTCCCCCCGGGAGAGCAGCAGCCCTGGCAGCAGGGGCACGTAGAAGCTGTAGCCGCGAAAGAGGAGCGTCCCCGACAGCGCCGCCTCCAGGGGGACGCCCATCAGGTTCAGCAACCCGATGGAGGCGGCCTCGAAGGTCCCCAGCCCTCCGGGGATGACCCCCAGCGTGCGGGCGAGCGTGGACAGCATGAAGGCGCTGAAGACGCCCGTGGGCGGAGCGTCCACGCCCAGGGAGCGCAGGAGCGCCCAGAGCGTCGCCGCGTCGAGCAGGTGGATGATGAAGTTGAAGCCGGTGGCCTCGGTCAGCACGCGCGGGTCGTGCGTGAGCGAGGCCGGGGCCTCGGCGAGCGCCTGGAGGAGCGTCTTCATGCCGGGGATGCGGGCGACGAGCCGGGGCGGCTGGACGGGCGCGCCGCCGCGCGACAGCCGCAGCAGCAGCGCGATGAGCGCGCCGCTGAGCATGACGAGCGCCGCCGTGCCGAGCCACACCAGCGTCCGCGCCTCGCCGACCCAACCCGCCATGCCGAGGGCGACCAGGAGCGCGAGGATGAGCGCGGTGTAGTTGGTCATCGTCTCCACCACGACGCAGGCCATGACCGGGCCTCGGGCCACGCCGCGCCGCCCCAGGCCGTTGACGATGAGCGCCGCGCCGCTGACGCCAGCGGAGGGGAGGGCCTGGTCGATGAAGAGCTTGGCGACGCTCATCGCGTAGAGCGCGCCCAGGGGAACCCGGAAGGGCGTCCTCGCCAGCACGGACCGCCACACGGCCGACTGCGACAGGTACGTGGCCGCCTGGAGCAGCGCGGCGAGCAGCAGCCAGGCGGGCGCCGAGCGCCTCAGCAGCAGCGCGAACTCCCGCTGCTCCGTCCAGCGGGTGGCGATGAGGATGACGGCCGCCAGCAACGCCAGCCCGAAGCCCCACTTGCGCCAATCCCGCCGGAGCGTCACCCGCGTCCCTCCCGTGCGGCCGGGGCATCACGGGCGGAGGGCCGCCGCAGCAGCTTGTGCAGCTCCATGGCCACGATGATGGACGCGGCCACCAGGACGATTCGCAGCCACGAGCCTCCGTCCGTCAGCGGCACCACCCTCAACACGAACTGCGTGGGGGCGAAGTAGAGGGCGCCCACGTGGACGGCGAGCGCCGCGGCCGTGGCCCAGAACAGGAAGGGATTGGAGAACGGGCTGCGTGCGAACACCGACTGCGTCTCCGAGCGGGCATTGCCCACCTGGAACATCTGGAAGAGCACCATCGTCGTGAGCGCCGCCGTCCGCGCGTCCGGGAGCGAGTCCGTCCTGGCCAGCTCCCAGTGGAACACCCCCAGCGTCCCCGCGGCCATGACGACCCCGGCGACCACCGTGCGCTCCCACAGCAGCCCCGAGAGGAACCCCTCTCGCCTCGGGCGCGGTGCTCGCGCCATCACCCCGGGGTCCGCGGGCTCGAAGGCCAGCGCCACGTCCTGGAGCCCGTTCGTCACCAGGTTGAGCCACAGGAGCTGCGCGGGCAGCAGCGGCAGCGGCCACCCGAGCGTCAGCGCGGAGAGGAGCGTGATGACGGCCGCCGCCCCCGTGCTCACCAGGAAGAACGTCACCTTGCGCAGGTTGTCGAACGTGACGCGCCCTTCCTCCACCGCCGCGGCGATGCTCACGAAGTTGTCGTCCGCCAGCACCATGTCGGAGGCCTCGCGCGCCACGTCCGTCCCGCCTCGGCCCATGGCCACGCCAATGTCCGCCGCCTTGAGCGCTGGCGCGTCATTCACGCCGTCGCCCGTCACCGCCACCACCTCGCCCCCGGCCTGGAGCGCGCGCACCACCCGCAGCTTCTGCTCTGGCGTCACCCGCGCGTAGAGGTCCACCTCCAGCGCCCGCCCGAGGAGCGCCGCGTCGTCCAGCGCCGCCAGCTCGGTCCCCGTCAGCGCCGCGCCGTCGCTCGTCAGCCCCAGCTCCCGGCCGATGGCGCGCGCCGTCGCCACGTGGTCGCCGGTCACCATCACCACCCGGATGCCCGCGTCCTGGCAGCGCGCGATGGCCTCGCGCACGCCCTCCCGGGGTGGGTCCATCATCCCCGTCAGCCCCAGGAAGGTGAGGCCCTCGGGGCCCTCTACCGCGTCAGGCCGCGCGGGGGCCTCCTCCAGCGGGCGGTAGGCCATGGCCAGCATCCGGAGGCCCCGGCCCGCCAGCGCCGCCGCCGCGGCGTGCGCGGCCTCCGCGTCGAGCGGCTCCAGCCCCGCCTCGCCGAGCTGCGCGGTGCTCATGGCCAGCACCCGCTCCGGCGCCCCCTTCAGGAAGAGGGCGCGGCGCCCGTCGCGGCTCCGGAGGCTCGCGGAGTATTGCCGCTCGGGCTCGAAGGGAATCTCCGCGTCGGAGGTCCAGTGGCCTCTGAGGGCCTCGTGCGCCAGCCCCAGCCGCTCCCCCGCCAGCAGCAGCGCCGCCTCGGTCGGGTCCCCGCGCGTCACCTGGCCGCGCTCCGTCTGGAACACGTCGGCCTCGTTCGCGAGCACGCCCGTCAGGAGCAGCAGGTACAGGGGAGGGTGCTCGGCCAGGTCCTGCGCGCCCTCGACGGGGCGGGCCCTCGGGTCTTCCAGCAGGGCCTCGTTCGAAAGCGAGAAGAAGCGGCCCCCGGCCCACAGCTCCTGCACCGTCATCCGGTTCTCCGTCAGCGTGCCCGTCTTGTCCGAGCCGATGACGGTGGTGCTGCCCAGCGTCTCGATGGCCGGCAGCCTGCGGATGACGGCCCTCCGCCGCGCCATGCGCGCCACGCCCAGCGCCAGGGTGATGGTGAGCACCACGGGCAGCCCCTCGGGCACCGCGGCGACCGCCAGCGCCACCGCGAGCATGAACATGTCGGAGGTGGATTCGCCCCGCACCACGCCGATGAGGAAGCCCAGCGCCGAGCTCCCTCCCACCACCAGCCCCACCACCCGCGCGAAGCGGCGCATCCGCTCCTGCAGCGGCGTGGCGGCGGCGGCCTCACCGCGGATGCTGCCGGCGATCTCCCCCAGCTCGGTGCGCGCCCCGGTGGCCACGACATAGCCGCGTCCCCGCCCGCTGGACACCACCGTGCCCGTGTAGGCCATGTCTTCCCGGTCCGGCAGCGGCGCGTCCTCGGCCACGGCGCCCGCCTGCTTGTGCACGGAGGCGGACTCGCCGGTGAGCAGCGACTCGTCGACGGTCAGCGTCGTGGCGGCCACCAGCCGGAGGTCCGCCGGCACCCGCGTGCCCGACTCCAGCAGCACCAGGTCTCCGGGCACCAGCTCCCGGCTCTCCACCTCCCACTCGTGCCCGTCGCGGATGACGCGCGTCCTGGGCGACACCAGCCGCGTCAACGCCCGCACGGAGACCTCGGCCCGACGCTCCTGGGTAAAGCCGATGGCCGCGTTGATGACGAGGATCGCGGCGATGGCCCCCGCGTCGATGGTCTTTCCAAGCAAGAGCGTCACCGCGAAGGCGGCCAACAGGATGTAGATGAGCGGGCTCTTGAATTGGTGGAGCAGCCGCGCCAGGGCGCTGGTGGGTGGGGCTTCCGCGAGCTGATTGGGGCCGTACCGCGCCAGCCGGCTCTTCGCGGTGGCCTGCCGCAGCCCGAGCGCCCCGGTGTCGAGCCTGGACGCGACTTCTTCCACGAGCAGGGCATGCCAGGGCCGCGCGTGTTCTTGCTCCATGGTGCTTTCCTCCAGGTGCGTGGCGAGCGTCCCGTCGTCCGGCGCCCATGGCGCGTGGCCCTCGGGGAAGGATGCGGCCCGCCAGCGGCAAGAGGCACGCCACGAGGAGCCCTGCACCTGCCGGGCTAGGCGCCGAGTCGCTTGCGCAGCAGGTGGAGGGCCCACACGCCGAAGACAATGCCGGCCACGCCCAGGCCGAGCAGCACGGCGGTGCGCTGCTCGAGGAAGCTGGCCCCCAGGTAGACGGTGCCCACCGCGTAGGGCAGCTCCGCCACGGCGAGCACGAGCAGGTAGCGGCGCAGCCCATAGCGCGCCAGCCCGAGCACGTAGCCAGGGATCTCCGAGGGGACGGCGAGCTGGAAGAGCAGGACGAGGCCGAAGGAGCTGTGCCGGGAGAGGCGCGCCTCGTAGCGGGCGAGCATGCGGCCGGAGGTGAGCCGGCGGACGACGGGGCGGCCCCATGCGCGGGCGATGCCATAGGCGCAGGCGCCCCCCACCATCCAGCCCACCCAGAGCAGGAGCGCGCTGAGCGCCTGGCCCCAGGCGTGGATCGCCACCGGCAGCAGCAGCGCGCTGGAGAAGAAGGCCAGCATGGCCGACACGGCGGAGAGGAGGACGAAGAGCGCCGCGCCCCGGACGGGGTGCTCGGCGATGATGGGCGCCGCGGCGTCCAGGACGCGGTGGAGGAGGGCCTGGAACGCGTCCGACGAGGCGAGGAGCGCGAGGCCGCCGAGCAGCAGCACCAGGGGGAGCACCTGGAGCCACGGGGAGGGGAGCCCGCGGCGCGCGTCCTTTGGCAGGGAAGAGGTACCCATGGCCCCTGGCCCGTCAGAAGAGGAGCGCCCGCGGCCAGAGGAGCAGCAGCAGCCCGAGCGTGAGCATCACCCCGCCGCTCAGCAGCATACGCTCAGCCCCCCAGGGCAATGGGTGGAGAGGAACGGGGCCTCGCCCGGACGGACGCCGGTGAGGGACCACCCCTTCGCCTGGCCCAGCGCGCGCCTGGGAGAAGCTGCGTCCTGTGTGCCCCGGGGACACGCGGGCACCAGTCAGGGCGCCGTTGGCTCCGCTCCCCGACCTGCCTCGGAGGTCAGTCAGCGGGAGGCGTGTCGGCGTGCGCCAGGATGTCGGTCAGCGCACTGGCGAGTGCCTCGACTCCGGGGGCTCGCAGGACGCTGTAGTGATCGCCCTCGACGACTCGGACGGAAAGCCGCGCCGCGTGACGGCCCCAGCCGCGATCCTCCGGCGCGGAGGACTCCAGCTCCGTGTGGCTGCCTCGCAGGACGGTGAGGGCTCCTGGGAACGTGCCTGGCGTGTGCTGCTGGAGCGCCCGGAGGTTGCTGGTGAAGACGCGAAGGAGCGCGTGGACGTGTTCCAGGCCCGCGCCTGGGATGAGCGCACCCGCCTCGCGGCCTTCCCGAAGCACACGCTCCAGGAGCGCCGTCGCGTCCAGCTCCGCATCCTCCGGGAGCGCCGACGGGGCGATTCCCGCGGTGCGAGCCAGGTCGAGCGCGAACATCGTCGCCGCGGCCAGGTCGTCGCTGGTCGCGCTGCCTCGGGCCTGCGAGGTGGCGCTGGGCTCAATCAGCGCCAGGACGTCGACCGTCTCACCCATTCGCTGGAGCAGGCGCGCCATCTCGAAGGCGATGACGGCTCCGAGAGACCAGCCTCCCAACCGATAGGGCCCTTGAGGCTGCACGGCGCGGATGGCCGCCACGTAGCTGGCCGCCATGGATTCAATGGACCCGTTCGGAGGCAGCGTCCCTTCGAGCCCTTGCGCCTGCAGCCCGTAGAAGGGCTGTTCGGGGCCCAGCCGCCGCGCCAACTCGACGTAGCAGAACACCGTGCCTCCCACCGGGTGGACGCAGAAGAAGGGCACCCGTGAGCCACCGCGCTGGATGGGGACGAGCGGCGTCCATGCGGCGGGCTCTCGCCGCAGGAACGCGGCCAGGCCCTCGACGGTCGGCGCCTGGAGGAGCGCCGTCACAGGCAGGTCGCGGCCCGTGCGGGAGCGCAGCATGGAGACGAGCCGCACGGCGAGCAGCGAATGGCCGCCAAGCTCGAAGAAGTCGCCCGTGACGCCGATGGGCGAGACTCCCAGGAGCTCCTCGAAGAGCTGCGCCACCTCCAGCTCGAGGGCATCGCGCGGTGGAAGGTAGGCCACCTGCCGCGTCGCGCTGTCTTCGGGAGCCGGCAGGGCCTTCCTGTCCACCTTGCCACTCGTGTTCAGAGGCAGCGCGCCCAGCGAGACGTAGGCCGAGGGCACCATGTGCTCGGGCAGCCGCTCCTTGAGGAATGGGCGGAGCGCGTTGCCGTCCACCTCCTTGGAGGACTCCGCTTCCATGACGACGTACGCCACCAGGCGCTGCGACCCGGTGGTGTCCTCGCGGACCAGGACGACGGTGTCGCGCACCGAGGGGTGCTGGCGCAGCGCGGACTCAATCTCCCCCAGCTCGATGCGGAAGCCGCGCAGCTTCACCTGGAAGTCGGTGCGGCCCAGGAACTCGAGCTCGCCCTGAGGCAGCCAGCGTGCCCGGTCTCCCGTCCGGTAGAGGCGAGCCCCCGGCGCGGTGCTGAAGGGATTGGGGATGAAGCGCTCCGCGGTGAGCTCGGGGCGGTTCAGGTAGCCCCGCGCGAGGCCCGCTCCACCAATGTAGAGCTCTCCTGGAACACCGACCGGCACGGGCTGGAGGTACGCGTCCAGCACGTAGGTCCGCGCGTTCGCCAGCGGGCCGCCCAGCGAGGGCGGCAGCGGCGCTCCCCGCACGGCGCGCAGGGTGGAGTCCACCGTGCATTCGGTGGGGCCGTAGACGTTGAAGCACTCGATGTTCGGATGGGCGGAGAGCCGGGCCCAGAGCGCGTCGTCCAACGCTTCACCGCCAGCCAGCACGCGCAAGGGGCGGCGGGCCGCGAGGCCCTCGTCCAGGAGCACGCGAAGCAGCGACGGAGCGCAGTCCAGCACATCCACCTCATGCCGCTCCAACCAGGCCAACATCACGCGCGCATCCTCGCGAGCGCCCTGGGGCACCACGCACAGCGCGTGTCCGTCCGCGAGCTGCACGAGTTGCTGCACGGACGCGTCAAAGGAGAGGGACGCGTTGAGGCTGACGCGGAGGGGCCTGTCCACGCTCGCGTAGGCTGTGGCCGCCAGCGCCGCGCGCAGGTTCATCACCGAGGCATGCTGCACCATGACGCCCTTGGGCTTGCCGGTGCTGCCCGAGGTGTAGATGACGTAAGCGAGGTGTTCGGGCTGGCTGCGCCGCGGCGGGTTCGATGCGCCTCGTGAATCACTCATGTCCCCTGCGTCCTCCACGCAGAGGGTTTCCACCTCGTGCCCGGCGAGCTTGACTGCGATGCGGCGCTGCGTGAGCAACCAGCGCACCTGCGAGTCGCCCACCATGTAGGCCAGACGCTGGGCAGGGTAGGCCGGGTCCATGGGCACGTAGGCGCCGCCCGCCTTGAGGATGGCGAGGATGGAGACAACCGTATCCACCGAGCGCTCCATGCACAGGCCCACGCGAGCCTCGGGGCCCACGCCGCGGGCGCGCAGGGCCCAGGCGAGCAGGTTGGCTCGGCGGTTCAGTTCCGCATAGCTGAGCGAGCGCTCCTCATCGAGCACCGCGAGCGCGTCGGGGGTGAGCGTCGCCCGGTCCTCGAAGCGCTCGTGCAAGCAGCCTTCCCAGGCGACCTCCCGGCGCGTGTCGTTCCAGGCTGCGAGCACCGTGGCGCGTTCGGCCTCAGGCAGCAGCGCGGCCTGCTCGTAGCGGCCACGTGGCGCTGCTGTCACTGCCTCCAGCGCACGCAGGTAGTAGTGCCCCAGTTGCCGCGTCTGCTCCGCTTCGTGCCGCGTGCCCGTCGTGGCAATGGAGACAGACAGCGAAGAGGTGTCCGGGTCTTGCGTAAAGGTGACGCCGAGCGGCAGCTCCATCCAGGCGGCGCCGAGCATCTCGTCGACGAAGCGCAGGCCCTTCTGTTGGGAAAGTCCTCCGGCGACGTGGAAGTGGATGAAGTTGAAGAGCGTGTCGAACAGAGGCT
Proteins encoded in this window:
- a CDS encoding MBL fold metallo-hydrolase — encoded protein: MYFQAIKTPGLAHVAYVLGSEGEALVVDPGRDVGVYLDVLQRQRLRLRYVLQTHRQEDFVQGTAELARLSGAQVVAGRHPINAHAGMQVGERERLHLGGLTLVAFHTPGHTPESTSWAVYLEPHHTRAWGVFTGDALFAGETGRTDLQDPERTYENAGLLYDALHQKVLPLGDQALVLPAHGPGSVCGGDIADREPTTLGLERQSNPVFLLSRSDFIQRKVRERLPRPGYFTRMEEVNLHGGHPLLAESRAITFLGPGGFQRAIQSGQLLDAREPEAFAGGHVPGALNVWMNGLSVFGAQVARPPTPLFLILPEHADPWAAVLALARVGLDEVHGVLAGGFGAWRDAGLPVEHSGTLTPEALFARAGHFQTLDVRGRAEFEQGHIPQTRHVYVGDLEARLPQLGLREDLPLAVTCSVGHRAGLAVSILLRHGFQQVSNVLGGTKAWTRLELPVRRGPPRPDEAVATQPQEPSPPP
- the mgtA gene encoding magnesium-translocating P-type ATPase, which encodes MTLRRDWRKWGFGLALLAAVILIATRWTEQREFALLLRRSAPAWLLLAALLQAATYLSQSAVWRSVLARTPFRVPLGALYAMSVAKLFIDQALPSAGVSGAALIVNGLGRRGVARGPVMACVVVETMTNYTALILALLVALGMAGWVGEARTLVWLGTAALVMLSGALIALLLRLSRGGAPVQPPRLVARIPGMKTLLQALAEAPASLTHDPRVLTEATGFNFIIHLLDAATLWALLRSLGVDAPPTGVFSAFMLSTLARTLGVIPGGLGTFEAASIGLLNLMGVPLEAALSGTLLFRGYSFYVPLLPGLLLSRGELREQRAAARPPPIEHPWALPAPALREALRTTPQGLSTDEAARRLEQYGTNALEERRPPSHLRVVWLQLRTPLVLLLVFAAVISAFTGSWSDASIILAIVLGSVLLGSSREYKAQVTIARLRERVATTVEVLRDGRTVSVPLADVVPGDVVLLSAGSVVPADARVLEATDLFVSQAMLTGESFPVEKRPGEAAPGAALAGRDNCVFRGTHVRNGTARALVVATGRDTAFGGIARRLTLRAPETEFDRGLRQFGHVLLTTMVVMVLAVVTVNVLLDRPPVETLLFALALAVGLSPELLPAILNVNLSTGSQAMAARGVLVRRLSAIENLGGMDVLCTDKTGTLTEGVVSLHGAHDAAGQPSEDVLALAALNAAFQTGLSNPLDEAILRARRPPPDAAGKLGEIPYDFVRKRLSVIVRRKGEVQLITKGAFTQVVQVCTHVADGAPLDARWKEDLQRRADAWGEQGVRILALATRAIEARERYAREDEHALTFRGFLAFIDRPKEGAREALLELSRLGVGTRLITGDNRRVAEHVARQVGLGTARVLTGAQLHQLTDEALWHQAELTELFVEVDPTQKERIILALKKQGHVVGFLGDGVNDAPAMHAADASICVDHAAVVVGEAADFVLLQRHLDVVRRGIEEGRRTFANTLKYILTTTSANLGNMMSMAAASLFLPFLPLLPGQILLNNFLSDIPAVGLAGDSVDPELVDRPRRWDMRLIGRFMVAFGLLSSCFDLLTFGVLLGLFQAGPALFRTGWFIESLLTELLIALVVRTRRPFLRSRPGTLLLVSTAAVTVFTFLVPWLPFAGALGFVRPPVTLLVAVAVITVLYVVAAERAKGPFFRGQD
- a CDS encoding cation-translocating P-type ATPase; the protein is MEQEHARPWHALLVEEVASRLDTGALGLRQATAKSRLARYGPNQLAEAPPTSALARLLHQFKSPLIYILLAAFAVTLLLGKTIDAGAIAAILVINAAIGFTQERRAEVSVRALTRLVSPRTRVIRDGHEWEVESRELVPGDLVLLESGTRVPADLRLVAATTLTVDESLLTGESASVHKQAGAVAEDAPLPDREDMAYTGTVVSSGRGRGYVVATGARTELGEIAGSIRGEAAAATPLQERMRRFARVVGLVVGGSSALGFLIGVVRGESTSDMFMLAVALAVAAVPEGLPVVLTITLALGVARMARRRAVIRRLPAIETLGSTTVIGSDKTGTLTENRMTVQELWAGGRFFSLSNEALLEDPRARPVEGAQDLAEHPPLYLLLLTGVLANEADVFQTERGQVTRGDPTEAALLLAGERLGLAHEALRGHWTSDAEIPFEPERQYSASLRSRDGRRALFLKGAPERVLAMSTAQLGEAGLEPLDAEAAHAAAAALAGRGLRMLAMAYRPLEEAPARPDAVEGPEGLTFLGLTGMMDPPREGVREAIARCQDAGIRVVMVTGDHVATARAIGRELGLTSDGAALTGTELAALDDAALLGRALEVDLYARVTPEQKLRVVRALQAGGEVVAVTGDGVNDAPALKAADIGVAMGRGGTDVAREASDMVLADDNFVSIAAAVEEGRVTFDNLRKVTFFLVSTGAAAVITLLSALTLGWPLPLLPAQLLWLNLVTNGLQDVALAFEPADPGVMARAPRPRREGFLSGLLWERTVVAGVVMAAGTLGVFHWELARTDSLPDARTAALTTMVLFQMFQVGNARSETQSVFARSPFSNPFLFWATAAALAVHVGALYFAPTQFVLRVVPLTDGGSWLRIVLVAASIIVAMELHKLLRRPSARDAPAAREGRG
- a CDS encoding TVP38/TMEM64 family protein; protein product: MGTSSLPKDARRGLPSPWLQVLPLVLLLGGLALLASSDAFQALLHRVLDAAAPIIAEHPVRGAALFVLLSAVSAMLAFFSSALLLPVAIHAWGQALSALLLWVGWMVGGACAYGIARAWGRPVVRRLTSGRMLARYEARLSRHSSFGLVLLFQLAVPSEIPGYVLGLARYGLRRYLLVLAVAELPYAVGTVYLGASFLEQRTAVLLGLGVAGIVFGVWALHLLRKRLGA